The following are from one region of the Actinoplanes sp. L3-i22 genome:
- a CDS encoding CBS domain-containing protein: MARLVADAMTRRVVYLPADTSLDEAAQAMRDQGIGDVVVTHGPTMAGIVTDRDIVVRAIAEGLPVGSTTLGSIASRELIMIEQNATVEEAVQAMRSRAVRRLLVCDADRQVVGLLSLSDVALLPTSAAA, from the coding sequence ATGGCGAGGCTGGTGGCGGACGCGATGACCCGGCGGGTGGTCTACCTGCCGGCGGACACGTCGCTCGACGAGGCCGCTCAGGCGATGCGCGACCAGGGGATCGGCGACGTGGTGGTGACCCACGGGCCGACCATGGCCGGCATCGTCACCGATCGCGACATCGTGGTCCGGGCGATCGCCGAGGGTCTGCCGGTGGGGTCGACGACGCTCGGCTCGATCGCCTCCCGTGAGCTCATCATGATCGAGCAGAACGCGACCGTGGAGGAGGCGGTCCAGGCCATGCGGTCCCGGGCCGTCCGCCGCCTCCTGGTCTGCGACGCCGACCGTCAGGTCGTCGGCCTACTGAGCCTGAGCGACGTGGCCCTGCTCCCCACCTCAGCCGCCGCCTGA
- a CDS encoding proline--tRNA ligase — translation MLLRMSTLLLRTLREEPADAEVPSHRLLLRAGFIRRAAPGGYTWLPLGKLVLDRITTIVRAEMTAVDGQEVAFPALLPREPYDVSGRWTEYGDDIFTLQDRRGADYLLAPTHEEMFTLLVQDMTTSYRDFPLRLFQIQTKFRDEARPRGGLLRGREFLMKDAYSFDLKDDGLIAAYGDMRAAYQRIFRRLGLDHTIVSAVSGAMGGSASEEFLAVAEVGEDTFVGCTTCDYAANTEAVTTPVPPAAPVTAPALTVHDTPDTPTIAALVDVANARQLGGRSDWTAADTLKNVVVTVHHPGREDEVLAIGVPGDREVDLKRLNAALAPATATLFDDFASRPDLVKGYIGPQDTKLRYLADPRVAPGTAWLTGANEPGRHATDVVAGRDFTPDGTIEAAEVRAGDPCPACGDGVLTIRRGIEIGHIFQLGRRYTDAFKVDVLGADGKPVRPTMGSYGIGLSRAVAAIAEQHHDERGLLWPAEVAPADVHIVAAGKDGQIEAALSLGRTLVAAGLRVLVDDRPNLSAGVKFTDAELIGIARTIVVGRRLAEGYAEWRDRRTGERNDVSLVDIPGVVMGRLE, via the coding sequence ATGCTGCTTCGGATGTCCACATTGCTGCTCAGGACCCTGCGCGAGGAGCCGGCCGACGCGGAGGTGCCGAGCCATCGGCTCCTGCTTCGCGCCGGTTTCATCCGTCGCGCCGCGCCGGGCGGCTACACCTGGCTGCCGCTCGGCAAGCTGGTGCTGGACCGGATCACCACGATCGTCCGCGCGGAGATGACCGCCGTCGACGGCCAGGAGGTCGCCTTCCCGGCGCTGCTGCCGCGCGAGCCCTACGACGTCAGCGGGCGCTGGACCGAATACGGCGACGACATCTTCACGCTCCAGGACCGCCGCGGCGCCGACTACCTGCTGGCGCCCACCCACGAGGAGATGTTCACCCTGCTCGTGCAGGACATGACCACCTCGTACCGGGACTTTCCGCTCCGCCTCTTCCAGATCCAGACGAAGTTCCGGGACGAGGCGCGGCCACGCGGCGGCCTGCTGCGCGGCCGCGAGTTCCTGATGAAGGACGCTTACTCTTTCGACCTCAAAGACGACGGACTAATTGCGGCGTACGGCGATATGCGCGCCGCCTACCAGCGAATCTTCCGTCGCCTGGGCCTCGACCACACGATCGTCTCGGCGGTGTCCGGCGCGATGGGCGGGTCCGCCTCCGAGGAGTTCCTGGCCGTCGCCGAGGTCGGCGAGGACACCTTCGTCGGCTGCACCACGTGCGACTACGCCGCCAACACCGAGGCCGTGACCACGCCCGTGCCGCCCGCCGCCCCGGTCACCGCGCCGGCCCTGACCGTGCACGACACCCCGGACACCCCGACCATCGCCGCCCTGGTCGACGTCGCCAACGCCCGGCAACTGGGCGGCCGCTCGGACTGGACCGCCGCCGACACCCTGAAGAACGTGGTGGTCACCGTGCACCACCCGGGCCGCGAGGACGAGGTGCTGGCCATCGGCGTGCCCGGCGACCGTGAGGTCGACCTGAAGCGCCTGAACGCCGCGCTCGCCCCGGCCACCGCCACCCTCTTCGACGACTTCGCGTCCCGCCCGGACCTGGTCAAGGGCTACATCGGCCCGCAGGACACCAAGCTGCGCTACCTGGCCGATCCGCGCGTCGCGCCCGGCACCGCGTGGCTGACCGGCGCCAACGAGCCCGGCCGGCACGCCACCGACGTGGTCGCCGGCCGGGACTTCACCCCGGACGGCACGATCGAGGCGGCCGAGGTCCGGGCCGGCGACCCGTGCCCGGCCTGCGGCGACGGCGTCCTGACCATCCGGCGCGGCATCGAGATCGGGCACATCTTCCAGCTCGGCCGGCGCTACACGGACGCCTTCAAGGTGGACGTGCTGGGCGCCGACGGCAAGCCGGTCCGCCCGACCATGGGCAGCTACGGCATCGGCCTGTCCCGGGCCGTCGCCGCGATCGCCGAGCAGCACCACGACGAGCGCGGGCTGCTCTGGCCGGCCGAGGTCGCGCCGGCCGACGTGCACATCGTCGCGGCCGGGAAGGACGGCCAGATCGAGGCGGCGCTGTCCCTGGGCCGGACGCTTGTCGCGGCCGGGCTCCGGGTCCTGGTCGACGACCGGCCCAACCTGTCGGCCGGGGTCAAGTTCACCGACGCCGAGCTGATCGGCATCGCCCGGACGATCGTGGTCGGCCGCCGCCTCGCCGAGGGGTACGCCGAATGGCGTGATCGTCGCACCGGTGAGCGGAACGACGTGTCGCTGGTGGACATCCCCGGGGTGGTCATGGGCAGACTGGAGTAA